In Bacteroidota bacterium, the genomic stretch AAAGCTACTCCGGGGATAACAGGCTGATCTCGCCCAAGAGTTCATATCGACGGCGAGGTTTGGCACCTCGATGTCGGCTCATCGCATCCTGGGGCTGGAGAAGGTCCCAAGGGTTTGGCTGTTCGCCAATTAAAGCGGTACGTGAGCTGGGTTCAGAACGTCGTGAGACAGTTCGGTCCCTATCCTATGCGGGCGCAGGACATTTGAGGGGAGTCGCTCCTAGTACGAGAGGACCAGAGTGAACGGACCGACGGTGTACCAGCTGTCACGCCAGTGGCAAACGCTGGGTAGCCACGTCCGGTTGGGATAAGCGCTGAAAGCATCTAAGTGCGAAACCCACCCCGAGATAAGATGTCCCTCAGCGCAAGCTGACTTAAGACCCCTGGGAGATTACCAGGTTGATAGGCCACAGATGTAAATGCTGTAAGGCATGAGTCGAGTGGTACTAATCGGTCGTGAGGCTTAACCATTAATTTTTATTGATTCACCGGATGTCACTCGCCTTTGAAAGGGCGAACGCATGCCGTGCAAACGGTATGTGCAGTGCATCGCTGGATCGAACATTGATTTGATTGGATTTTTTCTTCTAGGTTTTTCTGGCGACTATACCGCGGGTGAAACACCTCTTCCCATTCCGAACAGAGCAGTTAAGCCCCGCAGGGCCGATGGTACTATATGGGTGACTGTATGGGAGAGTAGGTCGTTGCCAGGAGTTTTTGATGAAAGCCCGATTCTCTTTACGAGAGCCGGGCTTTCGTCGTATATGGAACCACCGGATTAATTATATTCACACGTAATGCCTGAACTCCCGGATATCACGGTCTACATCGAAGCTCTCGAAGCCCGGATTCTCGACAAGCCCCTGGAGAAAATCCGAATCACAAGTCCATTCCTTCTCCGGAGCTTCGATCCGCCGATCTCGGAGGCAGAGGGGAAGCAGGTGACGGGCCTTCGCCGGATCGGGAAGCAGATTGTGTGGGAGCTCGAGAACGAACTCTTCCTTGTCTTCCACCTCATGATCGCCGGCCGGTTTCACTGGAAGGCCCGCGGGGCGAAGGCCGGGGGGAAAATCAACCTCGCCGCGTTCGATTTTCCAAACGGGACTCTTCTCATGACGGAGGCGAGCACCAAAAAGCGCGCCTCACTCACGCTTGTGAAAGGCAAGTCCGCACTGGCGCGGTTCGACCGCGGGGGAGTGGAGGTGCTGTCCGCTTCGGAGAGGGAATTCAGCGCCGCGCTCCGCAAAGAGAACCATACGCTTAAGCGGACGCTCACTGATCCGAGACTCTTCAGCGGAATCGGAAACGCTTACTCCGACGAGATACTCCATCGGGCACGATTATCCCCTCTTCGCTTAACCCAAAGCATGGGCGATGAGGAAATCTCCCGACTATTCAGTGCCGTGAAGGAAACGATGGAGGAATGGATCGGGAGGCTGAGGGCGGGCACGTCATTCCCGGAGAAAGTCACCGCATTTCGCCCGGAGATGGCTGTGCACGGAAAGTTCGGAAAACCCTGTCCCGTTTGCGGAACGAGCGTCCAGCGAATCGTCTACACAGAAAACGAGTGCGACTACTGCCCGAGGTGCCAGACAGGAGGAAAGTTGCTCGCGGACAGATCGCTCTCCCGTCTTCTGAAGGCCGATTGGCCGAAAACCATCGAGGAATTGGAATCGGATGTCCGGCTTAACCCGGGGAAAAGTGGGATGCCGGCCGGGCCGAACGGGTAAGCCTCATCGTTCCGGTCTCTCTTGCCGGATCCGGGCCCCGAGCTAGTTCGAAGATGTTTGCAGCGCCAGCCGGACTTTTGCCCAGAATTTGAAGGGGTCGGGCTGGCCGCTCGATCCCGATCGCTCAACCCCGCCGCCTCGTCCTCCTCTTCCTCCACGGCCTCCTCCACGGCCGCCGAAACCCCCCCCGCGTCCTTCTCCACCCTCAGACGCCTGATCCGGTGACCGTTCCTGTGCGCGGATCGATTCGATGCCGACTCCAAGAAGGGATCCGGGTTTTGTTCCGATCGTGTACGGGTGGGATCCGTTCTCAGTCAGAGGCATGCGCATTTCGTAGACGAGCAGATCGTTCATCATGCGGAGGCGCGCCTCGATTCCACCGGATTCGGCCATCGTCATGCGCCGATGCTCCCCTTCGCCGGGTCCGAATATCTCCACCTCGTTCGCGCCGGCGGGAGTATGATCGTTCTGAAGATCGGTGGACCGGTCGTTTTCGTCCCGGGTTCCTTCTTCGCGCCCCTCTTCATCCCCGCTGCGGCCCGGCGGCCGGCCGGGTCTGACCGGATAGCGCATCCCGAATTTCTTCCCGTCATTTCCTTCACGGTCGAACCAGAGGGTAAGACCCTGCCTCATCGCCTGCCTCTGAAGATCCCGATTCGCGGAAATAAGGCAGAGGTACAGATAGCGGTCGTCGTTCAGGAATCCCACCGACGTCTGTTTGTCTTCGAGAAGATAGGTGAGGGTATCCCGCCACTCCGCGTTGTTGCCGTCGACCACCACATCAAACGTTCGCCAATGGCTTGTGAACTCCGCTGATCCGCAGCCTGCGATCAGGCAGAGGCACAACAGTGTCACTTGTGCGAAGTTGGGTTGCGCTCTGGGTTCGCTTTTTATCACTGATCGTTCAGATGTTCTTCCGGGAGGTGGAATTGTTGCCTGGATTCAGTGTCCGTTGCCGGCGGATCATCATCCGTTGGACTGTGCGGTACCGGGGAAGGTTTAAACTGCTTCGGATTAATGCAGGTTTTCGATCATGACCAGTTTCGCGCTGTACCGGAAATCGATATAGACGATCTCTTTTCCGTCGTCGCTGATGCTCAGATTTGAAGCTACGCTCGCTCCGGGAAAGGTGGCGGGAATCCGCTCCTGTTTTCCGTCGGGGAGCGTCACTTTCCAGATCTCGCCGACATCCTTTATTTGGAGCATGAATGTTCCGTCAGGCCCAAGGGCAATTTGATCGGCGAAGGTAAAAAGCTTTTTGGGTTTTGATGATGCGCTCTTGAGGCCCGGAGTCGGTGTGATCCAGATTCCCTGACGGGCCTTGTGAACGTCTGCATAAAGGATGTACGTTCCCTTCAGGATGGGGATGGCAAATGTCGAATCTTCGAAAATTTGCTTCGGCGCCGATCCGTCCACAGACATCCGCATCGACCTCGAATCAGTCCCGAGCACAAATTCTCTTGCGTTCAGCCACACAAATCTACCCCCGCGGCCGACAAACCTCGGGGAGCCCAGGTTCTCCGATTCGATCAGATAGAGCCCGACAGAGTCCCTGGACGCGCTCTCCGCCCTTGACAGGAAAAGGATCCACTTTCCATCCGGAGAGAATTGGGGATTGCTGGTAACGCCCTCGCCCCGGGTTATCTCCCGCCGGTTCTCTCCCGTGCGGGACATGAGATTAACGGACCGGGTTTGCTTCAGCGGATCGGCGTCATTGATATCAAACAGTATCTGGCTCCTGTCCGGTGAAAAAGTCGCCGAACCGATTTGGCGGTCATCAAATGTCACCTGGCGCGCGTTGCTGCCGTCGATGTTCGAGGTCCAGATATGCCCGATTTGCTGCTGCTGAAGGTAGAGCAGTTTTTTTCCGTCGGTGGAAACTTTCATTCCGATATCGGGGCCGCCCCCCTTGGTCAATTGCACGGCGTTTCCGCCCGAGGCCGGAACCAGCCACAGGTTCGTATTTCCGGATTTGTTGGAGGAAAACACAATCTCATTCTGGCGCGTCCAGCACACCTCATCGATGTTCTGCTTGTCGGAAGTCAATCGCTCTTCCTTGCCGCTCGCGAGGTTGCGGGTAAACACTTCCTGGTATCCTTCCGGGTACGACCGGAGCCATGCGATCGACCCGCCGTCGGGCGACCACGAGAACGAGTACCGTCCCAGCGTGGAAACAGTATCCACAAATTCGAGTTTGTTATCGCCTCCGTCCGCCCGGACGCTCCAGATTTCCTGTTTTCCTGAAGCCGTCCCGGAGGCGCTGACGGGGATCTTCAGGTATCCGATGCGCACTCCATCGGGCCGCCAGCGGGGGGTGACTCCGCCTTCGGCCAATTTCCTGCTCACTCCCCCGAGCGACGAGACAACAAATGAGGCAAGCTTGAGGGCCTTCGAATCGACCCGATCGTACGTGATCTGACTTCCATCAGGAGAGACATCGGCCTGTTGGGTGAACAGGCTCGAATCGGTCGTAACGCGCCGGGCTTCGCCGCCTGCCGTGTTCATAAAGTATACATCCCATTTTCCGTTTGGGTCGACGGCGGGGAAGGCGGCCCAATTGCCGTCGGGCGAAAGTCCGGGATAGTTGACTTGAGTAAAGGGTATTTGCAGGACGCGCAGCGTCATATTTGGATTCACGGCCGCAGGTGGAGGCGGTTCGGCGCGTTTGAAAATGAACAGATACGCCCCGATGGCAAGGACGATCGCCGCGGCACCTAATCCCGCCCAGAGCATTTTCCGCGATGAGTCCTCCGGCCGGGTGTCGGGAGTTTCAAGGGCCGCGGCGACAGGGGCGGAGGCCGTCGATACCTGAGCAGGCCGGACCGGCATTACCCGCGATACTTTCGTCGACTCTTTCTTGAGCCGCCGCAAATCGATGACCATGTCGTGGACGGTTTGATACCGCTCCTCGGGGTCCTTTTCCAACGCCCGGTTGACGACATGGAGAAGCTCTGACGGAGCCTCGGGCAAGTAGCGCGTGAGGGGCTCGGGTTCCTCGTTCACAATGGAGTAGACCAGCGCCGCCTCGTGCTCCCCCCGGAACGGCGTCTGTCCGGTGAGCATCTCATAGAGCACAACGCCAAACGAAAAGATGTCCGATCGCGCGTCCACCGACCCGCCCGAGATCTGTTCCGGAGCCATATAGGCAAGCGTGCCGACGGTGCTCGAAGCCCGTGTGAGCTTCATCGAGCCCTTCAGTTTTGCCAACCCGAAATCCATGACCTTGATCTGGTTCTTGGAGTTGACCATCACGTTGTCCGCCTTGATGTCGCGGTGGACGATCCCCTTGCTGTGTGCTTCGGTCAGGGCTTCTCCGATCTGAATGGCGTACGAGACGGCATCTCCGACCCGTTGAATCGGAAGCTTATTCCTCATCGTCTCGCCGTCGACGAATTCCATATCGATGAATTGCTGCCCATCATGCTCCTCGATGGCGTGGATCGTGCAGATATTCGGATGGTTCAGCGTGGCGGCTGCCTGCGCCTCCTGCTGAAAGCGCGCTCGCAGGTCTTCGGTGGAAGTCAGATGCTGGGGAAGGAACTTGAGGGCGACAATCCGCTTCAGCTTGAGATCCTCGGCCTTATAGACGACGCCCATGCCGCCTTCACCGAGCTTCTCGAGGATCTTATAATGAGAGATAGTCTGTCCGATCATACCCTTGCTGGTTCCTGAATCAGTATGACACTCTTCTGACTATCGGTGAACGAAGGCGATTGGTCAGTGTGAATGAAGGTAGGAAGAATATGGGGAGAATTACCGGATCAGCACCATTTTTCGCACCTCGACAAAATCCTTGCGGGGCCCCGAAGTGCCTCTCGCCTCAAGCCGGTAAAAATAGACGCCGCTTGGAATATCGGCGCCGGCATTGTTGCGCGAGTCCCAGCGGACGCTCTTGTACCCGGCGGGTTGAGTCTCACTCACGAGCGTGCGGATTTCCTGTCCGAGGAGGTCATAAACCCTGACGACCACCCCCGCATCCACCGGGAGAGTGTACTTGATCTCGGTGGAGGGATTGAAAGGATTCGGAAAATTCTGCGCGAGAGAAAATTCCTTCGGTATGTTCGCACCCTGCTCCGGCGATGGGGGCGGGGCTTCGTTCGTCGGCACGATCCGGATTCGCGCGCTCCGGGGAGATGCGGCCGAGGAGGCAAGGTAGAGCATGCCCGGCGCGCTGGTTTTCAGCCAGTACGCCTGTCCGGGCCGGATGGAGTCCGCCACAAAATAGGCGCCGCCCCCATAGCCGAAGAACGGAGAGGTCGTCAATCCCGGAGGATTGCTGGTGACGGCGGATACGGCCACCGGGGTCCCGATCGAACCGACCATATTCCATCCTGCTCCGAGGGCAATTGAATCCTCCGTAAGCAGCGTGCCGGGGATGTTGGCGAGGTGCCCTGCTCCGAACTTTATCCAATAACCGCTCCCGGGTATGAGTGTGTCCTTCCGGAGGTATCCACCGGCGTAGGTGAACGCGCGGGAAGTTGCCGAAGGAAACAAAACGTTCGCCCTGCCGTCGGAGACATTCATCGGGAGGGAAATCATGTTCCATGAGCTCGAGAGCGTATATTGGAACGTGCCCGGAGGCGCAACGGTCAGAGAGTCTTTCCAGTACTGGAGGAGCGTATGTAAGGCTTCCGGCTCGTTCTGAGGAATGATTTGTTTTGGGACCGCGGCTTCGCCGTTTGATCCATGGCAAGACGCGCATGTCCGGATCTCGCCGGGCTGGAAGGTGACCCAGAAGCGTTCGCGCACAACGCTCACCGCATTGGAGTCCACGAGTTGCCAGGCGAGCGCCCGGTGCGCGGGCACGAGTGCCGCCAACGATCCGTCGGAGCCGATCTGAACGCTTCCGGGAGGCCCGGTGGGATTCGGCGGATTATGAACCGATGTATCGTTCAACGGCGTCGCCAGGACGCGCCGCCCCGGTCTGGGGATGGTGTCCCCGTTGACGAGCCCGTATCCCCTCCGGTAATCCGCTTCCATGATCTGGAGATGAGAAACATCGTACACCTTGCCGGTGGGATTGGGCGACTGCGTCGGGGAATTGTGCACCTTCAGGAAGAAGGGCTGCTGATGGTCGTCGGTATTCCGGTTGGTGATATTCCTGCTGACGAGGATCGCAAGGTTGTGCTGGATCAAATAGCTCTTGAGCACTTCGGGGTCGACGCCTTCTTCCGACATCACCTGAAGCTCGGGAGGAGCGATCGCCGAAAACCTTGTCGTCGGCTTCGTCCTGGACGTGACCTCGACCGGGTCCAGTTCCCACAGATTTCCCGAGAAGGAGACAAGTCCGCTGTCGCTCCAATAGCTCACCGACTTGGAGATCCCGGGCGTGACGGGAAGGTTTGCCATCAGGATGCTTCCGGTGCGAACCTGCATCGTCTTGATGCGGAATGCATAGCGCGAAACCGGATTCGAATAGGTGCCCAGGTTCTTGTCCGCATGATTTTCGGTCGTATGGACCGAGAGGAGGGTTCCGTCGGAGAGCGGAAGCGGGTTGCGATAATGCCCGGTGTAGGTTGCGTTCGGCGTGCCGCCCTCCGGCAGGTAGAACGCGGTGGAACGGTCCGTGATAAACGTAACATACATATCCTGCGCGTCCAAACTTGGCGCCCCGGCGAGCGTAATAATCTGCCCCGAGCCGTGCTGGCCGTTCTCCAGGCAGTCAATCCCGTAGTACGTGCCGGGGGAGGTCGGGTCCTCGATGAGCTGCACCATATTGTTGATGCTGTTCTGGTTTGTCCGGCTGGGACTCGGGCTGAAATTGACAAGGTTCGGGTCGTCGTTAAAGCTCTTTCCGAACGCAACGTTCAAATCGTGCCGTCCGACATGGTTCATCGTTTCGCCGCTCGTGCCGTCTTCGTAGATCTGCCACGGTATGAAATGATTGAATTCGAAACCGATGATGTTCGTTCCCATCAGAAGGTCGGTCCGCCTCGCTTGCGGTTCCGGGTAGAATTCAGTCCTGTCATTTTGCAGGACGGAGGCGCCCGCCGATTCGTCGGAAAAATTGAACGAGCCGAACCTGTTTCCGTCCATCACATCGACGTCGGCATTGCCGTCGCGCTGGAGATGGTCCCACCGGGAGAAAATCACCCTCCCGTAACTGTCGATGAACGGCCTAAAGTCGCCGGAGGGGGAATGGTCAACAAGGAAGAGGCCGCCGCTCGACGGATCCAGGTTCCATAAGCCGGTATTCGAGAGCTCGCCGCGGTACTCGTCGAACTGAGGATAGAGATACGAGGCTCCGTTCCGCGGGCGGTCCGAAGAGAAGATGATGCGGTCGTCGGTCCCGTAGATCGGATTCGTATTGTTATAGGTTGCCGGTTGGAAGGGCACTTTTGTAATCACCGGTGTCTGGAGTTCACCGAGACCGGTGACCTCGTAGATCTGCCAGTAGAAGACCGTGGGATCAGACTGCGACGTCGGAGCGCCCACAACCATGCTGAAGAGCGCTTTCGTGCCGCTCCAGTGGACGGACGGCTCGCGGACCGCGATCCCGGTCGTGTCCTGCGAGCCCGATTTTCCATATCCGGCGAGGAAGGTGAGATTCTTGAGCGTACCGTCCGGATAGAGGATACAGAGATCGCCGCCACGGCCGCATGATTTCGTGGTTGCAAGGTGATTTGCGAAGACCGTTGTGATCGTCCCAGTGTCCGAGGGGATCGGCACCTGTGTGACAAAAAGAATCGGGTTCGGAAGCACTTTCGTGGAATTTCCGGAGCTGTGTGCCAAATCGGGAACCAAAATGAAAGCGACAAGAGCCAGTGCCGTATAGATCGACGACCGTTGTTGAAACATGGTTTTCAGGTTTGTGATCAAGAAAGAACTCCCAGAAAGAAAGAACCCCCAGAAAGAAAGAACCTCCACAAAGAAGGAACCCCCTAAGATAACCCTTTTCGATCGATCTGTCAATGGTGCTAGGTCACAATTTATCCGTTCGTGCCTCCGGATACCGCCCCCCCATAAGGGTCCCCAACTTTCCTCCTGAATCCCCTAATTTTAAGGGGCTGAATCGGGCTTTT encodes the following:
- a CDS encoding FlgD immunoglobulin-like domain containing protein codes for the protein MITNLKTMFQQRSSIYTALALVAFILVPDLAHSSGNSTKVLPNPILFVTQVPIPSDTGTITTVFANHLATTKSCGRGGDLCILYPDGTLKNLTFLAGYGKSGSQDTTGIAVREPSVHWSGTKALFSMVVGAPTSQSDPTVFYWQIYEVTGLGELQTPVITKVPFQPATYNNTNPIYGTDDRIIFSSDRPRNGASYLYPQFDEYRGELSNTGLWNLDPSSGGLFLVDHSPSGDFRPFIDSYGRVIFSRWDHLQRDGNADVDVMDGNRFGSFNFSDESAGASVLQNDRTEFYPEPQARRTDLLMGTNIIGFEFNHFIPWQIYEDGTSGETMNHVGRHDLNVAFGKSFNDDPNLVNFSPSPSRTNQNSINNMVQLIEDPTSPGTYYGIDCLENGQHGSGQIITLAGAPSLDAQDMYVTFITDRSTAFYLPEGGTPNATYTGHYRNPLPLSDGTLLSVHTTENHADKNLGTYSNPVSRYAFRIKTMQVRTGSILMANLPVTPGISKSVSYWSDSGLVSFSGNLWELDPVEVTSRTKPTTRFSAIAPPELQVMSEEGVDPEVLKSYLIQHNLAILVSRNITNRNTDDHQQPFFLKVHNSPTQSPNPTGKVYDVSHLQIMEADYRRGYGLVNGDTIPRPGRRVLATPLNDTSVHNPPNPTGPPGSVQIGSDGSLAALVPAHRALAWQLVDSNAVSVVRERFWVTFQPGEIRTCASCHGSNGEAAVPKQIIPQNEPEALHTLLQYWKDSLTVAPPGTFQYTLSSSWNMISLPMNVSDGRANVLFPSATSRAFTYAGGYLRKDTLIPGSGYWIKFGAGHLANIPGTLLTEDSIALGAGWNMVGSIGTPVAVSAVTSNPPGLTTSPFFGYGGGAYFVADSIRPGQAYWLKTSAPGMLYLASSAASPRSARIRIVPTNEAPPPSPEQGANIPKEFSLAQNFPNPFNPSTEIKYTLPVDAGVVVRVYDLLGQEIRTLVSETQPAGYKSVRWDSRNNAGADIPSGVYFYRLEARGTSGPRKDFVEVRKMVLIR
- a CDS encoding protein kinase; translated protein: MIGQTISHYKILEKLGEGGMGVVYKAEDLKLKRIVALKFLPQHLTSTEDLRARFQQEAQAAATLNHPNICTIHAIEEHDGQQFIDMEFVDGETMRNKLPIQRVGDAVSYAIQIGEALTEAHSKGIVHRDIKADNVMVNSKNQIKVMDFGLAKLKGSMKLTRASSTVGTLAYMAPEQISGGSVDARSDIFSFGVVLYEMLTGQTPFRGEHEAALVYSIVNEEPEPLTRYLPEAPSELLHVVNRALEKDPEERYQTVHDMVIDLRRLKKESTKVSRVMPVRPAQVSTASAPVAAALETPDTRPEDSSRKMLWAGLGAAAIVLAIGAYLFIFKRAEPPPPAAVNPNMTLRVLQIPFTQVNYPGLSPDGNWAAFPAVDPNGKWDVYFMNTAGGEARRVTTDSSLFTQQADVSPDGSQITYDRVDSKALKLASFVVSSLGGVSRKLAEGGVTPRWRPDGVRIGYLKIPVSASGTASGKQEIWSVRADGGDNKLEFVDTVSTLGRYSFSWSPDGGSIAWLRSYPEGYQEVFTRNLASGKEERLTSDKQNIDEVCWTRQNEIVFSSNKSGNTNLWLVPASGGNAVQLTKGGGPDIGMKVSTDGKKLLYLQQQQIGHIWTSNIDGSNARQVTFDDRQIGSATFSPDRSQILFDINDADPLKQTRSVNLMSRTGENRREITRGEGVTSNPQFSPDGKWILFLSRAESASRDSVGLYLIESENLGSPRFVGRGGRFVWLNAREFVLGTDSRSMRMSVDGSAPKQIFEDSTFAIPILKGTYILYADVHKARQGIWITPTPGLKSASSKPKKLFTFADQIALGPDGTFMLQIKDVGEIWKVTLPDGKQERIPATFPGASVASNLSISDDGKEIVYIDFRYSAKLVMIENLH
- a CDS encoding DNA-formamidopyrimidine glycosylase family protein → MPELPDITVYIEALEARILDKPLEKIRITSPFLLRSFDPPISEAEGKQVTGLRRIGKQIVWELENELFLVFHLMIAGRFHWKARGAKAGGKINLAAFDFPNGTLLMTEASTKKRASLTLVKGKSALARFDRGGVEVLSASEREFSAALRKENHTLKRTLTDPRLFSGIGNAYSDEILHRARLSPLRLTQSMGDEEISRLFSAVKETMEEWIGRLRAGTSFPEKVTAFRPEMAVHGKFGKPCPVCGTSVQRIVYTENECDYCPRCQTGGKLLADRSLSRLLKADWPKTIEELESDVRLNPGKSGMPAGPNG